A single window of Bufo bufo chromosome 10, aBufBuf1.1, whole genome shotgun sequence DNA harbors:
- the TMEM86A gene encoding lysoplasmalogenase-like protein TMEM86A: MVSPVTVVKCEGPKLVPFFKATCVYFVLWLPTSSPSWFSALIKCLPIFCLWVFLLAHGVNFLVSHGSAKRIFAGLIFSAVGDAFLIWQEQGYFVHGLLMFAITHILYSSAFGMKPLDLRTGAVMGFISSILYSFLYSYLSGPFTYLVAVYTALIAFMGWRAVAGVQLCNDLWTWTKLSACIGAVLFIVSDLTIAVNKFCFPVPCSRTIIMATYYTAQMLISLSAVECRDEDDYRKKK; encoded by the exons GTCAAGTGTGAAGGCCCGAAGCTGGTCCCGTTCTTCAAGGCCACTTGCGTCTACTTTGTCCTGTGGTTGCCGACCTCCAGCCCGTCCTGGTTCAGTGCCCTCATCAAGTGTCTGCCTATATTCTGCCTGTGGGTTTTCCTTCTGGCCCACGGGGTGAACTTCCTCGTCAGCCATGGCAGTGCCAAGAGGATCTTTGCAGGACTAATCTTCTCGGCAGTGGGCGATGCCTTCCTGATTTGGCAGGAACAGGGATACTTTGTTCATG GTTTGCTGATGTTTGCCATCACGCACATCCTGTATTCTTCTGCATTCGGGATGAAACCATTGGACCTCCGGACCGGTGCCGTGATGGGCTTTATATCCAGCATTTTATACTCTTTCTTGTACTCTTATCTCTCAGGTCCATTCACCTACTTGGTGGCCGTCTACACCGCTCTCATTGCCTTCATGGGCTGGCGCGCCGTTGCCGGGGTGCAGCTGTGCAATGACCTATGGACATGGACAAAACTGTCAGCATGCATCGGTGCTGTGCTCTTCATAGTGTCTGACCTGACTATCGCGGTCAATAAATTCTGCTTCCCCGTCCCATGCTCCAGAACCATCATAATGGCCACCTATTACACGGCCCAGATGTTGATCTCCTTGTCAGCCGTGGAGTGCAGGGACGAAGATGATTATAGGAAGAAGAAGTGA